From one Peredibacter starrii genomic stretch:
- a CDS encoding polysaccharide deacetylase family protein gives MKYLCFLLLFALQAQASLQEVFQYPEDRTYTSADRGMMPYRALSLYKSNTFVLTFDDGPHPTRTKQILDVLNKYQVKATFFVLTSKLNNETFPLIKRMLDEGHIVASHGPTHDRSADLKKEEWKKQTKQSFVDLAKWYKLAGHEFTKFYYRFPYGDYGTRSDYHHINALKEVSQELMGENCIHMAFWDVDTSDWVPGMTGQEVAQNIIAHNEGGTYIDFKRVNGVYVKNPVQLKNPPAGGVILQHDVQEPSINGLELFIQYAQARNINLPRIDEVEEFRITKNCKL, from the coding sequence ATGAAATACCTCTGCTTTTTATTGTTATTTGCTCTTCAAGCTCAAGCTTCTCTTCAAGAGGTATTCCAGTATCCAGAAGATAGAACCTATACTTCTGCCGATCGTGGAATGATGCCGTATCGTGCACTTTCTCTTTATAAAAGTAATACATTTGTTCTGACTTTCGATGATGGCCCTCATCCCACTCGTACAAAACAAATTCTTGATGTTCTAAACAAGTACCAGGTGAAGGCGACATTTTTTGTACTTACTTCAAAACTAAACAATGAAACATTCCCGCTCATCAAGCGCATGCTGGACGAGGGTCATATCGTTGCTTCTCATGGACCGACTCATGATCGATCGGCGGATCTAAAGAAAGAGGAATGGAAGAAACAAACGAAACAATCATTCGTGGATCTCGCCAAATGGTACAAGCTGGCGGGCCATGAATTCACAAAGTTTTATTACCGTTTCCCATACGGGGACTATGGCACTCGCAGTGACTATCACCACATCAATGCTTTGAAAGAAGTTTCTCAGGAACTTATGGGTGAAAACTGTATTCACATGGCCTTCTGGGACGTGGACACAAGTGATTGGGTTCCAGGAATGACGGGACAAGAGGTTGCTCAAAATATTATTGCCCATAACGAGGGCGGTACTTATATTGATTTTAAACGCGTGAACGGGGTGTATGTAAAAAACCCTGTGCAGTTAAAAAATCCTCCGGCCGGAGGAGTGATCCTTCAACATGACGTTCAAGAGCCATCCATCAATGGTCTTGAGCTGTTCATTCAATATGCCCAGGCCCGTAATATTAATCTTCCACGCATCGATGAAGTTGAAGAATTCCGAATCACCAAGAACTGCAAACTATGA
- a CDS encoding PAS domain S-box protein, whose amino-acid sequence MKKSESDLNSEALFKRMEHTILWSVDQDGLLIKSFSPNADQILGLIPKKNILDYIHSVDHEEVNKCFGRVKEVHQVVMQHRFFRPSGQSVWFQTELSYRPESQEIIGVSQDISEVKTGFTSVAVDEEGDKLRGIFQFSTDLICIAGVDGTFKEINPAFEKTLGYTEQELLSRKFLELIHPDDLEITKKALKAMDEGHPIKDFENRYRKKDGTYIWLSWMGHPIPGTNLVYSIARDISEKKKAVKELEKLVKETSSELVKSREFLNLVIENVPHMMFVKDAKELRFVHFNKAGEDLLGYSKNDLLGKNDYDFFPKEQADFFTNKDKEVLTGKKLVQITEEEISTKHGKKYLRTKKVPLLNEEGEPIYLLGFSEDITDWKTAADLRLEMAREQTLSKEKERAQQKATFLASVSSVLASSLDFRDTLEKLAQTIVPFLGDWCSILFIKEEGTIERIAIHHWDLKKQHLIEKLSHYPGSRTILNSPTFQQTLKTGKSYFFNDVTDKELNRLALDEEHLKILRELGTHSAMAIPIIYGDKIYGAISLNLADKDRTYDQETLLISEEVGRKAGVAIENALLYRTAQKAIAARDEFLSIASHELKTPVTSIKLLLQMTRKSVNPATGAGPSAEKLAHVLDQANDQVNRLTTLIEDLLDVSRIEMGKIFYKFLPLDFSHLLKEVCSRYREHMKSFHCELTCSIEDGLTILGDRMRIEQVIINLLTNAAKYGEQKPVTVTLKKMSNSVVLEIKDQGMGIPQDKLSKVFDRFERAVQASNISGLGLGLYISREIVEAHLGNISVVSEVNRGSTFRVEIPIYLGNAST is encoded by the coding sequence GTGAAGAAGTCTGAATCAGATCTAAACTCTGAGGCCCTGTTCAAAAGGATGGAGCATACCATCCTATGGTCTGTTGATCAGGACGGGCTTTTGATTAAAAGCTTCAGTCCCAATGCGGACCAAATCCTTGGTCTCATCCCCAAAAAAAATATTCTCGATTACATCCATTCGGTCGATCACGAAGAAGTTAATAAATGTTTTGGACGAGTCAAAGAAGTGCATCAGGTTGTTATGCAACATCGATTCTTTCGACCTTCCGGACAAAGTGTTTGGTTTCAAACTGAATTAAGTTACCGTCCAGAAAGTCAGGAGATCATCGGTGTCTCTCAGGACATTAGTGAAGTGAAAACTGGTTTTACTAGTGTGGCCGTAGATGAGGAAGGCGATAAACTCAGGGGGATCTTTCAATTTTCCACTGATCTCATCTGTATTGCAGGAGTCGACGGCACTTTTAAAGAGATCAATCCCGCCTTTGAGAAGACCCTTGGCTATACCGAGCAGGAACTACTGAGCCGTAAATTTCTGGAGCTGATTCATCCGGATGATCTCGAGATTACTAAGAAGGCCCTGAAGGCGATGGACGAGGGTCATCCGATTAAGGACTTTGAGAACCGTTATCGAAAAAAAGATGGCACCTATATCTGGCTTTCGTGGATGGGTCATCCAATTCCTGGAACTAATCTGGTCTATTCCATCGCCCGAGATATTTCAGAAAAAAAGAAAGCGGTAAAGGAACTTGAAAAACTGGTCAAAGAGACCTCGAGTGAGTTGGTTAAATCCCGCGAGTTCTTAAATCTCGTTATCGAAAATGTCCCTCATATGATGTTTGTGAAAGACGCCAAGGAATTGCGCTTCGTACACTTCAATAAGGCCGGCGAAGATCTTTTGGGCTATAGCAAGAATGATCTCTTAGGTAAAAATGATTATGATTTTTTTCCTAAGGAGCAGGCGGATTTTTTTACCAATAAAGACAAAGAAGTTCTCACTGGGAAAAAACTGGTTCAAATCACGGAAGAAGAAATCAGCACCAAGCATGGTAAGAAGTACCTCCGGACAAAAAAAGTTCCACTCTTAAATGAAGAAGGGGAGCCCATTTATTTATTGGGGTTCTCTGAAGACATCACAGACTGGAAGACCGCAGCAGATCTCCGATTAGAAATGGCCCGAGAGCAAACTTTAAGTAAAGAAAAAGAACGTGCTCAACAAAAGGCCACTTTCCTCGCAAGTGTGAGTTCAGTGCTGGCCTCGTCACTTGATTTTCGAGACACACTGGAGAAACTTGCTCAGACCATAGTTCCTTTCCTGGGAGACTGGTGCTCTATTTTGTTTATAAAAGAGGAAGGAACGATCGAAAGAATTGCCATCCATCATTGGGACTTAAAAAAACAACACCTCATAGAAAAGCTCTCCCATTATCCCGGAAGTCGCACCATTTTGAATTCTCCGACTTTTCAGCAGACCCTAAAGACAGGGAAGTCCTATTTTTTTAATGATGTAACAGATAAGGAATTGAATCGTCTGGCGCTCGATGAAGAGCATTTGAAAATCCTGCGGGAGTTGGGCACTCATTCGGCCATGGCGATACCGATCATCTATGGAGACAAGATCTATGGCGCCATTTCACTAAACCTGGCAGATAAAGATCGAACTTATGATCAGGAAACTCTTCTGATTTCAGAGGAAGTAGGAAGAAAGGCGGGGGTCGCTATCGAGAATGCTCTTCTCTACCGAACTGCTCAAAAGGCGATTGCCGCCCGTGATGAGTTCTTATCAATTGCCTCTCATGAGCTTAAAACACCTGTCACCTCAATTAAGCTTCTCCTTCAAATGACCAGAAAGTCCGTTAATCCGGCAACTGGTGCAGGTCCTTCGGCAGAAAAACTCGCTCACGTATTAGATCAGGCCAATGATCAGGTCAATCGTCTTACGACTTTGATTGAAGATCTTCTGGATGTTTCGCGAATTGAGATGGGGAAGATATTTTACAAGTTTTTACCGCTCGATTTTTCACATCTTTTGAAAGAAGTCTGCTCTCGTTACCGGGAACATATGAAGTCGTTTCATTGTGAACTCACCTGCTCGATAGAAGATGGGCTCACTATCCTTGGCGATAGAATGAGAATTGAACAGGTCATTATTAATCTTCTCACCAACGCCGCAAAGTATGGGGAGCAAAAACCTGTCACAGTGACTTTGAAGAAAATGTCCAACTCAGTCGTACTGGAAATTAAAGATCAAGGAATGGGGATACCCCAGGACAAGTTAAGTAAAGTTTTTGATCGATTCGAGCGCGCAGTTCAGGCCAGTAATATTTCAGGCCTTGGTCTTGGACTCTATATTTCCCGAGAAATTGTAGAGGCCCATTTGGGGAATATTTCAGTCGTAAGTGAAGTCAACAGAGGATCAACTTTTAGAGTCGAAATACCAATATACCTAGGGAACGCTTCAACATGA
- a CDS encoding zinc-dependent metalloprotease, with amino-acid sequence MKSSLIAVSALALLASACNVDSVFQAKSKKNKSNRVTNDSQNVNQIIGDENVELQVINEAQLKEMALSKSILSISNPKTLSVLNNLPDAPKSADSIQKSRKMMKVANENTLYVGFPIGMIGEQNIFGGVITKVTDKENENLGGLKLTDLSPIHVRTLISRLPDGNPALTLVGCSAKCTEDTEPNALLSIPIVGFNQEAGMLILDLSAIGRELDLISMLDPTGEYTELKAISSETTEVDYDLKTLVFDIKTKMIPVKADPSDTSIKTTDFTTRWYLKLGSAFNPAFVSRSAAEGVGFFGTSRSANEKITRFSTTSNGTAAAPVKYYIKNVPAEFKGTFARAMDSWNVEFRNTIGKDLISYEFIDKDDPRSEQLIPGDIRYNIIEWDLENKAGYGGLGPSIANQHTGETLSANVLVQGPTIVELYSKWFAESKKINALLAQGETRKANELTKAFNVAAQKELSKRTQTQFKLKLGKALEMTVHSQRSHLEDPIVKGHFEVVPAGMTYETYMEGYMLEIVAHEVGHNLGLRHNFKGNLGAVENGEEGSVSRSVMEYLGRGFRYLNTIGSYDRMAIAYGYKGVTPKHKDWFCTDEDQGYDKLSMQFKSPECSKSDATSDPFSFWESRINRVLDLVLDTKSNAAPVWKVEEVAAQLDEAISGMYAYALSAERTADSWTNFFGKFDRPETKEEVKAYVLTRIKKRLCSTKLSDLINAKESAEAQKLAQDNLDAVLKVVATKASSFELYTAEQLSCK; translated from the coding sequence ATGAAATCGTCTCTTATTGCTGTCTCTGCGTTGGCCCTTCTAGCATCTGCCTGTAATGTAGACAGTGTTTTTCAAGCTAAGTCTAAAAAAAATAAATCAAATCGCGTAACTAATGATTCTCAAAACGTTAACCAGATTATTGGTGATGAAAACGTTGAACTTCAGGTCATTAACGAGGCCCAACTTAAAGAGATGGCCCTCAGTAAGTCGATCCTTTCCATCTCTAACCCAAAGACCCTTTCGGTCCTTAATAATCTTCCGGATGCTCCTAAGTCAGCTGACAGTATTCAGAAATCTCGCAAGATGATGAAAGTTGCTAACGAGAACACTCTTTATGTAGGTTTCCCGATCGGTATGATTGGTGAGCAGAATATTTTTGGTGGTGTCATCACAAAGGTCACTGATAAAGAAAATGAAAATCTTGGTGGGTTAAAGCTTACTGACCTTTCACCAATTCACGTTCGTACCCTTATCTCTCGCTTGCCTGATGGTAACCCGGCACTGACTCTAGTTGGTTGTTCGGCCAAGTGTACTGAAGACACTGAACCAAATGCACTTCTAAGCATTCCTATCGTTGGTTTTAACCAGGAAGCGGGCATGTTGATCCTGGATCTTTCGGCCATCGGTCGTGAGCTGGACCTGATCTCAATGCTTGATCCAACTGGTGAGTACACTGAGCTTAAGGCGATCTCTTCAGAAACAACTGAAGTTGATTATGATCTAAAGACCCTGGTGTTTGATATCAAAACAAAAATGATTCCGGTAAAAGCGGATCCATCAGATACATCGATTAAGACCACAGACTTCACGACTCGTTGGTATCTTAAACTTGGATCGGCCTTCAACCCTGCCTTCGTTTCTCGTTCGGCGGCAGAAGGTGTTGGTTTCTTCGGTACTTCAAGAAGTGCCAATGAAAAGATCACTCGTTTCTCGACGACATCAAACGGAACTGCGGCCGCTCCCGTTAAGTACTATATCAAGAACGTTCCAGCTGAATTTAAAGGAACATTCGCCCGAGCCATGGATTCATGGAACGTAGAATTTAGAAACACTATTGGTAAAGACCTCATTAGCTACGAGTTCATTGATAAGGATGACCCTCGCTCAGAGCAGCTGATCCCGGGTGACATTCGTTACAACATCATCGAGTGGGACCTTGAAAACAAAGCTGGTTACGGAGGGCTAGGGCCATCAATCGCGAACCAACACACTGGTGAAACTCTGTCAGCGAACGTTCTGGTACAAGGTCCAACGATTGTTGAACTTTACTCTAAGTGGTTTGCTGAATCGAAGAAGATCAATGCACTTCTTGCTCAAGGTGAAACTCGCAAGGCCAATGAACTTACAAAGGCCTTTAATGTGGCCGCTCAGAAAGAACTTAGTAAGCGCACTCAAACTCAGTTCAAATTGAAACTGGGTAAGGCCCTAGAGATGACTGTTCACTCACAACGCAGCCACCTTGAAGATCCTATCGTTAAAGGTCACTTCGAAGTTGTTCCGGCCGGCATGACATATGAGACCTATATGGAAGGTTATATGCTTGAGATCGTGGCCCACGAAGTTGGTCACAACCTAGGTCTTCGTCACAACTTTAAAGGTAACCTAGGCGCAGTTGAAAATGGTGAAGAAGGTTCAGTATCACGTTCAGTGATGGAATATCTAGGCCGTGGTTTCCGTTACCTCAACACAATTGGTTCATATGACCGCATGGCGATCGCTTATGGATATAAAGGTGTAACTCCTAAGCATAAAGATTGGTTCTGTACTGATGAAGACCAGGGTTACGATAAGCTTTCAATGCAGTTTAAGTCTCCTGAGTGTTCGAAGTCAGATGCTACAAGTGACCCGTTCTCTTTCTGGGAATCACGCATTAACCGCGTACTAGATCTTGTACTTGATACAAAATCAAACGCTGCTCCGGTTTGGAAAGTTGAAGAGGTTGCGGCCCAGCTTGATGAGGCGATCTCTGGAATGTATGCATATGCTCTAAGTGCAGAAAGAACGGCCGATAGTTGGACAAACTTCTTCGGTAAGTTTGACCGTCCTGAAACAAAAGAAGAAGTGAAGGCCTACGTTCTTACTCGCATTAAGAAACGTCTTTGTAGCACTAAACTTTCTGACCTGATTAACGCTAAAGAATCAGCGGAAGCTCAGAAACTTGCTCAGGACAACCTGGATGCGGTTCTTAAAGTAGTCGCAACAAAAGCTTCAAGCTTTGAGCTTTACACTGCTGAACAACTAAGCTGTAAATAG
- a CDS encoding protein-glutamine glutaminase family protein codes for MRVFGLLFCFLSLPLFAGTQLTTQIYDIDYGKTAQDEILIFLTSGNVVKVKREDQALLKKFTAEKSARRWFTFTMDDDRFVVKMDPSETPPLPPEEDEKFFTPMNTTSEYVPTTIKDMDTAKKYFKEARYNPKDSQCFNRAMVWSYEWWRKHSLKSNKILIFFTRTYIRRYNFEWWFHIAPYVHIKDGDKVVERVMDVKYSRGPIEFTKWTNIFMRNDAPCPVITKYSEYADFPYTGECYIIRTHMYTYQPADLQMYDSWGYQKDKFNMDEVRGAYLEAFDERI; via the coding sequence ATGCGTGTTTTCGGACTACTGTTTTGTTTCCTGAGCTTGCCTCTCTTCGCTGGTACTCAACTTACGACTCAAATTTACGACATCGACTACGGTAAAACTGCTCAAGATGAAATTCTGATCTTCCTTACGAGCGGGAATGTCGTGAAAGTTAAACGTGAAGATCAGGCCCTTTTAAAAAAATTTACGGCAGAAAAATCTGCCAGACGTTGGTTCACATTCACTATGGATGATGATCGGTTTGTGGTAAAAATGGATCCGAGTGAAACACCACCACTGCCTCCAGAAGAAGATGAGAAGTTCTTCACTCCCATGAACACGACCAGCGAGTATGTTCCTACCACTATCAAGGACATGGACACCGCCAAGAAATATTTCAAAGAGGCACGCTATAATCCAAAAGACTCTCAGTGTTTTAACCGTGCCATGGTTTGGAGTTATGAATGGTGGAGAAAGCACAGCTTAAAATCAAATAAGATCCTGATCTTCTTTACTCGTACCTATATCCGTCGTTACAACTTTGAATGGTGGTTCCACATTGCTCCTTACGTTCATATCAAGGACGGAGACAAAGTGGTTGAACGAGTAATGGACGTGAAATATTCCCGCGGCCCGATCGAATTCACAAAGTGGACCAATATTTTCATGCGTAACGATGCCCCTTGTCCGGTCATCACAAAGTACAGCGAATATGCTGACTTCCCTTATACAGGCGAGTGCTACATCATCCGCACACACATGTACACTTATCAACCGGCGGACCTACAGATGTACGACTCCTGGGGATATCAAAAAGATAAATTCAACATGGATGAAGTCAGAGGCGCGTACTTAGAGGCCTTCGACGAAAGAATTTAA
- a CDS encoding APC family permease: MSKELVRGLTLVDAASIVVGSIIGTGVFLKTATMSSLVGSPGMVLVIWVVAGLLSLAGALAYSELGTLMPDAGGEYVYLKEGYGDIWAFLYGWMRFWIGSPGSIAAYAVGGMTFLSGAVDLSIVGGRAAASVIVIIVFSSINCLSVAFGGRVQAIMTGLKILIIIGLSAGIFIFSNGGSFSHLTETTPAISGFTGWSAFGAATLAALWAYDGWNNLPMVAGEIKNPQRNIPLSLGLGMLVILAIYCVANVAYFYALPFTEVLTSNSDAFPDAYPVATKAAMTFLGTSGITVLSAAFVFSAMGAMNGSILAGARVPYAMAKDGLFFKQLANVNDVTLVPVVSIIIQGIVSMLLALSGTFDQLTNYVVFSSWIFYAMVTGVVFVLRKRKPDAHRPYKTLGYPVVPIIFIILALLLLVNTVWTSPRESLIGLGFILSGVPVFYLFKRKSRASMARVN; this comes from the coding sequence ATGTCGAAAGAACTGGTTCGAGGTCTGACCCTCGTTGATGCCGCCTCTATCGTTGTAGGAAGTATTATTGGAACCGGTGTTTTCTTAAAAACCGCCACCATGTCGAGCCTGGTAGGTAGTCCAGGAATGGTATTGGTCATTTGGGTGGTCGCAGGTCTGTTATCTCTCGCCGGTGCTTTGGCCTACTCTGAACTTGGAACTCTCATGCCGGACGCTGGTGGAGAGTATGTCTATCTTAAAGAAGGTTATGGCGATATCTGGGCCTTCTTATATGGTTGGATGAGATTTTGGATCGGTTCACCGGGCTCGATTGCTGCCTATGCGGTTGGTGGCATGACTTTCCTAAGTGGGGCAGTGGATCTTTCAATCGTTGGAGGTCGTGCCGCGGCCTCTGTTATCGTGATCATTGTTTTCTCTTCGATTAATTGCCTCAGTGTTGCTTTCGGTGGTCGCGTTCAAGCGATTATGACAGGACTTAAAATTCTCATCATCATTGGCCTTTCCGCTGGCATCTTTATTTTCTCAAATGGCGGAAGTTTTTCTCACTTAACTGAAACAACGCCTGCAATTTCTGGTTTCACTGGTTGGTCGGCATTTGGTGCTGCGACCCTGGCCGCTCTCTGGGCCTATGACGGTTGGAACAACCTTCCTATGGTGGCAGGGGAAATTAAAAACCCGCAGAGAAATATTCCGCTTTCACTTGGTTTAGGAATGCTGGTGATTCTTGCCATCTATTGTGTGGCAAATGTGGCCTACTTTTATGCGCTTCCTTTCACTGAAGTTCTAACTTCCAACTCAGATGCTTTTCCTGATGCCTATCCTGTCGCCACAAAAGCGGCCATGACTTTCCTTGGAACCTCCGGCATTACAGTTCTTTCCGCTGCCTTTGTATTTTCGGCCATGGGGGCCATGAATGGTTCAATCCTTGCGGGAGCAAGAGTTCCATATGCCATGGCAAAAGATGGATTGTTTTTTAAACAGCTGGCCAACGTTAATGACGTGACATTGGTTCCGGTGGTTTCAATTATTATTCAAGGCATTGTTTCAATGCTTCTCGCGTTGTCTGGAACATTCGATCAGCTAACGAACTATGTCGTTTTCTCATCATGGATTTTTTATGCCATGGTGACAGGAGTGGTGTTTGTCCTTCGGAAACGTAAACCTGATGCACACCGTCCTTATAAAACTCTTGGGTATCCGGTGGTGCCGATCATCTTTATCATCCTGGCCCTGCTCCTTCTTGTGAACACTGTTTGGACCAGTCCTCGTGAATCTTTAATCGGATTGGGCTTCATCCTTTCCGGTGTTCCAGTCTTTTATCTTTTTAAAAGAAAGAGTCGCGCTTCAATGGCCCGGGTCAATTAG
- a CDS encoding BON domain-containing protein: MPNRDQSSFHTDQGKWDRRDYTKDERIFEDESEEDLDLSAEEANTPEHISRPIRDEEIEQVVKELLHNSNKMDASDVTVTVNDSQVKLSGTMKSQKERDYAIGVVKLVHGVGEVTSEIIVKTHGGILPSDLGRD; this comes from the coding sequence ATGCCAAATAGAGATCAATCTAGTTTTCACACCGATCAGGGTAAATGGGACCGTCGAGATTACACGAAGGATGAGCGCATTTTTGAAGACGAGTCTGAAGAAGATCTTGATCTCTCTGCTGAAGAGGCAAACACTCCTGAACACATATCGCGACCAATTCGAGATGAGGAAATCGAACAAGTGGTTAAAGAACTTCTTCACAATAGTAATAAAATGGATGCGAGTGACGTTACCGTAACCGTCAATGACTCTCAGGTGAAGTTAAGTGGAACAATGAAATCTCAAAAAGAACGGGACTATGCGATTGGGGTCGTCAAATTAGTGCATGGGGTGGGTGAAGTCACTTCGGAAATTATCGTGAAGACCCATGGCGGAATTCTTCCAAGCGACTTAGGGCGCGATTAA
- a CDS encoding potassium transporter Kup, which yields MKSNEDSKLKLGMGLAALGVVYGDIGTSPLYAFKESFHHTHDLLVNTTNVYGILSLIFWSLISVVSIKYLVFIVRADNQGEGGVLALTALLQNLSIKSKNLLKVLTLFGIFGTALLYGDGMITPAISVLSAVEGLEFITPALHSYIIPITIVILIALFSIQRHGTAVVGKIFGPLTLTWFIIIGILGIYQITKDPSILQAVNPYYAIKFFHVNAFKGFTVLGSVFLCVTGGEALYSDLGHFGKGPIRLAWFAVVLPCLILCYFGQGALILQNPEAVKNPFYLMAPEWALIPLVVMATLSTCIASQALITGVFSLTMQAVQLQYIPRVTIDHTSEEEFGQIYVRTVNFLLMIACIVLVLTFKSSSNLAAAYGIAVTTTMVITTILFYFVARYAWNWSPLVALPLCAFFLVIEGSFFGANLLKVLHGGWFPLLVGIILYTLMTTWNRGRQILAERMLEFIMPLPDFLTEIRTKRPVRVPGVAIYMSGHPQYVPPTLYQSYRHFNCIHEHLVFLSVHTSDIPHVPVSNRVKLQDIGPNIYRIAIEYGFMDLPNVPHDLQNLVLAHNLTLKPFESTYFLGREHLIATERKGMMLWRERLFAVMSRNAQPATRFFQLPRERVVEIGSVIEL from the coding sequence ATGAAATCAAATGAAGACTCGAAATTAAAACTGGGCATGGGCCTGGCCGCCCTTGGCGTTGTTTACGGTGACATCGGAACCAGTCCGCTTTACGCGTTCAAAGAATCTTTCCACCACACTCACGATCTTCTGGTAAATACCACGAACGTTTACGGGATTCTTTCCCTGATCTTTTGGTCACTCATCTCGGTGGTGTCGATTAAGTATCTGGTGTTTATTGTTCGTGCTGATAACCAGGGAGAGGGTGGAGTTCTGGCACTAACGGCCCTGCTCCAAAATCTTTCGATTAAATCTAAAAACCTTCTGAAGGTTTTGACTCTGTTTGGTATTTTTGGAACGGCACTTTTATATGGTGACGGGATGATTACGCCGGCGATCTCAGTACTTTCCGCTGTTGAAGGTCTGGAGTTCATTACCCCGGCCCTGCATTCTTATATCATTCCAATAACGATCGTGATTCTGATTGCGCTCTTTTCGATTCAACGGCATGGTACGGCCGTCGTCGGTAAAATTTTTGGTCCTCTGACTCTTACCTGGTTCATTATCATTGGTATCCTGGGGATTTATCAAATCACCAAGGACCCTTCGATTCTTCAAGCAGTGAATCCCTATTACGCGATAAAGTTCTTTCACGTAAATGCCTTTAAAGGTTTTACTGTACTTGGATCGGTCTTCCTCTGTGTGACCGGTGGTGAGGCCCTCTATTCGGATCTAGGTCACTTTGGTAAGGGTCCCATTCGCCTTGCCTGGTTCGCAGTGGTCCTTCCTTGTTTGATTCTTTGTTACTTTGGACAAGGTGCTCTGATCCTTCAAAATCCAGAGGCAGTGAAGAACCCTTTCTATTTAATGGCCCCTGAATGGGCCCTGATTCCACTTGTGGTCATGGCGACTCTTTCTACATGCATTGCCTCACAGGCCCTTATTACGGGTGTTTTTTCACTAACCATGCAGGCAGTTCAACTTCAGTACATCCCACGTGTAACGATTGATCACACTTCCGAAGAAGAGTTTGGTCAGATTTATGTGAGAACGGTTAATTTCCTTCTCATGATTGCTTGTATTGTCCTGGTGTTAACTTTTAAATCATCAAGTAACCTTGCTGCGGCCTACGGTATTGCCGTAACAACCACCATGGTTATCACCACGATACTTTTCTACTTTGTGGCCAGATACGCCTGGAACTGGTCGCCACTGGTGGCATTGCCGCTTTGTGCTTTCTTCCTTGTGATTGAAGGCTCATTCTTTGGCGCGAACTTACTTAAGGTCCTTCACGGTGGTTGGTTCCCGCTTCTTGTGGGGATCATTCTTTATACTCTGATGACGACGTGGAACCGCGGACGTCAGATTCTGGCCGAGCGTATGCTCGAGTTTATTATGCCGCTTCCGGATTTCTTAACTGAGATTCGTACTAAGAGGCCGGTACGTGTCCCAGGAGTCGCGATTTATATGTCCGGGCATCCTCAATACGTGCCACCGACACTTTATCAAAGCTACCGTCACTTTAATTGCATTCACGAGCACTTGGTGTTCCTATCGGTCCATACTTCAGATATTCCTCACGTGCCGGTTTCAAACCGTGTGAAGCTTCAGGACATTGGCCCGAACATTTATCGAATTGCCATTGAGTATGGTTTCATGGATCTGCCAAACGTTCCCCATGATCTTCAGAATCTGGTACTTGCTCATAATCTGACGCTAAAGCCGTTTGAGTCGACCTATTTTCTGGGTCGTGAGCATTTGATTGCCACTGAGAGAAAGGGAATGATGCTTTGGCGTGAGAGACTTTTCGCGGTGATGTCGAGAAACGCTCAACCTGCGACTCGCTTCTTCCAACTTCCGCGTGAGCGAGTAGTTGAGATTGGTTCAGTGATCGAGCTTTAA